DNA from Drosophila busckii strain San Diego stock center, stock number 13000-0081.31 chromosome 2R, ASM1175060v1, whole genome shotgun sequence:
tttattagccaTTGTCTGGTTTAAGTGGTTCCcttttttttactgctgcgCATTTACTATATGATCATGTTTCATGTGTGGGCGTAATTACTCAAAAGGGTACTCCTGGTGGTGCTGGCATGCCCTCGGGAGGTGGTGGTATTGGTGGTGCCTGGCGACGTTGCTGCAAGTAAACACAGTggataatataaaaaatttggtAGCCCTATTTGCGAAGCGTATTCCttttttgcgctttaaatGTTCGCTCGTCTGCCAAATTTAAGATTTTGATACAACTATTCCTGTTAAATATAGCCACATTAACTTTAGTGCGCTCTTTATCAAATTTCAGTCCGTTCGGTTAgttaaaatgtgtaaaaatacaatttaaatagatttgctGCGTTCAAGCAGTACAAGCAAGCAGTCAGTTGAACTGCTTGCGTGTTTTTGCTGCCAACTGCTAGTCAAAGTGGATTAAAATATTAGACGCGCCCAACTataatgcatttttgttttgaaatgcattcttaaacttttattgttgttttagttggtTGACCTATCCCATTAAAATGGAATTGGGACTGGGAAAGGCAAGTCAACTGGCGGCGGTGGCATTGGCAGCGGTGGCACTTGACGAATTTGCTGCAAGCTTAAACTTAAGATCTAAGCTTCAAactaatatgtttataaaactTACCCTGAAATGCTGTGGTGGTGGGGGTGGTGCATCGCCTTGCATTATTTCATGTGGTGGTTCATTGTCGGCCGCACGACGAGactgtaaaataaatgtaaataaatcgtattgcttttagtttgtAGCCAAGCTTACTCTAAATTgcggtggcggtggtggcTGCTCGCCGTGTTCATCGTCGTGGGCATGGCGCCGAGCCTAAAAGCAGGCATTTACAAAAGGCAGTAAGTaatagtttataattatttaagcgtCGCAAGCGCAGCGCCTCGCTCTCATCGCTTGAGAATTGTCTTCGAATCTTCAATCAAGCATTTTTTGAACTCTGCCACAAATGCTGCCAACTGTTGTCAACTTACCCTCGATAGATTGTTCAACggctgcaaagcaaagcaatatgcatttatattttatttcaacttcCTGTGTATTGCAACTTACCTCAAAGCCGCGGGGcatgccactgccgctgccgcgtGCCTCGACGCTAGACAGCGCCAGTGCCACCGCAAAAATAACCAAAACAATGCTAAATAGCTTCATTTTGTTTCGCTCACGTTCTGTTTTTAGCCAAGCTGCTTTCGATTTGAGCTGCAAATTTTCGTAACTGTTCGATTTGTTAGCTTCATTCAGCTGCTTATATACGGCTTTGAGCAGAGCCCCCAGAGGCGTAAGCCGACTTTAATTGGCTTGTTAGGTGCTATCGAGAATCTTGTAAAATGTCAACTTACCGAATAATTGTCGCTAGTGGGAACACATGTTAATTgcgtttattaaataatagttaTTAGTACTTGCCGGCTGACATAACATCAGATGTAgcttaaataaacagcaacattgGCATGCAAAGTATTCGATAGAGATCCAATGTTAAAATGAacatatatttagtttaattgaaGTTCTTAGACAGtcataacaatatataaagaCAACAGTCAAAAATACTGCAAAAAGTGTAAGAAATCtaagcattttaatattagAGACCGATAATATAACtattataattgcaaatatttcaacgtGCTCTACAATATAATTGagtaatttataacaatttagtCAAGAcactttgaatttgaatattaactACTGCAAAGATTTAGTCATGAGTTTACATTAATCCTCATTGTATATAGTACTGAGTTTTAAAAGCTgttcgtttgctttttgcaatatttttcaatCTGCTCTATTAGAATGAAAACCCGAACTCCGAATCCGAAAGTTGTCTATCCGATTAAACAAACAAGTCTTTGattacatatttgtatttattgataTACAATACTCTTTAGAGTAGCGCGTAGTAGTTAGagtataatattattttttcatagATTTTTCAATAGCACACATATAGATTGCGTTGCTGTAATCACACACATTCTGCTCATCTTTGATAATTTCTTCACATGCTTTCACACTCGGTTCaccaaaaatttcaataaggTAGCCATTTTTCACATCATCCACTTTCGTATACGATTCAAGCAAAGTACAGTAGACATAGCAATTATAGTGGTGTTCGTTTTCATATTCTAGTGCAGTGATATTCTCGAAATTTTCGGGTTCTACAGGCGCGTTCAGCCAATTAACGATAGCTGTAATTTCGTTATCAGTCATATTTTGCTGATGCATGCACTCCATAAAATCTTCATCTGCTGTGTTTAGCTTAAGATTGAGATCCagacaatatataaaatatattaatatttatttggaaAATATTCAACTCACCTGAACTGTGTAGAAAACAAcagccaaaaataatataaaatatcgaaacatttttaagttttttaaataactgATGAAAGCAAAGTAAACTAGTTCCAACGGCTTTAAACGCTCTTTCTCAACTACCTAGCTTTTATATAGTTGCAGCATATAAAACTTGGAGACAACGTGCCTtgtaatacatataaaaatgatCTAGTCATGAGGttgcattaattttcattgtttattattgaatttcaaaagcaaacatatacaattttcataaaaatttgtttttataaaatttgcataatagaGTCAGACCGAGCAAACAGTGGGGAAACCCTGTATATAAGCATATGTCGGAAAGTTTCTGTTCCGTAAGTCAACCCTATGATTATTTCACCAAGCTCTGCGTTTTTAAAGAACTATAGTTTCTACAAATAGActtgtttgttttagtttgCGTAAGCAGCTTTGGTGTAtgtagctttaaaaattgctgatatttttctttataggAACTTTAGAAATTATGCTGTATTTTAGATACATAGCTATTCATTTTTATAGTCCTGTCGAAACCTATGATGTGCAGCTGATTTTTGAATCACAGCAActggttgctgcttttaaagaTCTTAGCCCCGATTTAGGTATTACCCACAACCAATCCCTCTAAGGCCCGATTTCAATGAGTAGTGGAAGAAGCTTGTATAATCTTGGAACTCTCATTTTCAGCCTCGACTTGACGCTGTTCTAATTTATAGACAGTTACGTTCTTAGCGACAAACCATagctttttttaaaaatatgatacaaatatttaatacacgAACCCAACTGATAACCTATTCAATTTAACTAAATCGTAGTGAAAATGATGCAGCTCTAAAGTTTAGCTGTAAAAAATCTTTAGCCAAGTTTCAAACACAATACAACTTTTTCAACTCTTCATCTCGAAATTCGATGcatcgcgctctctctctctctctctctctcactctttgttGATATTCAATTGATTCGCGGCGTTGCCACACTGTTTTATTCTAACCTAGATAACTGTTGATTTGGCTGTTTGGTAATGAACTTAATTTCTGATCCGCTatcaaatgcaatataaaacttttgtaattttttgtacATGCAACGCCCGTTGCACTGTCAAACTTTGTAGCTGTACATGCATTCGCTTGTCTCACGCTATTTTCTCTTTTAATTTCTGTACACTTTTTTCATCATTTCCTGCACTAAACACGCTACAATGAGTTCATCGTGCCATGTTTAACTgagctttgcataattttttgaaattataacaCGCTTTGATGTTGACGTGGCACAAAGGCATGAGCGGCATGCTGCGTGGGGCAAAGTCAAATACAAGTGCAGgcgacaaaaataaaacaaaagccaagtaAGACACAGCACacagtgaagtgaagtgacaAACTTGAAGCTGGGATACCCTTTGAGCAGGACTTTTACTAGTACGCGTAGTTGCATAAtcataattttacaaaatgtcaTA
Protein-coding regions in this window:
- the LOC108595761 gene encoding vasodilator-stimulated phosphoprotein isoform X2; this encodes MKLFSIVLVIFAVALALSSVEARGSGSGMPRGFEPLNNLSRARRHAHDDEHGEQPPPPPQFRSRRAADNEPPHEIMQGDAPPPPPQHFRQRRQAPPIPPPPEGMPAPPGVPF
- the LOC108595761 gene encoding neural Wiskott-Aldrich syndrome protein isoform X1, encoding MKLFSIVLVIFAVALALSSVEARGSGSGMPRGFEPLNNLSRARRHAHDDEHGEQPPPPPQFRSRRAADNEPPHEIMQGDAPPPPPQHFRQIRQVPPLPMPPPPVDLPFPVPIPF
- the LOC108595871 gene encoding uncharacterized protein LOC108595871 yields the protein MFRYFILFLAVVFYTVQLNTADEDFMECMHQQNMTDNEITAIVNWLNAPVEPENFENITALEYENEHHYNCYVYCTLLESYTKVDDVKNGYLIEIFGEPSVKACEEIIKDEQNVCDYSNAIYMCAIEKSMKK